A genomic region of Raphanus sativus cultivar WK10039 chromosome 6, ASM80110v3, whole genome shotgun sequence contains the following coding sequences:
- the LOC108809940 gene encoding NDR1/HIN1-like protein 10, whose amino-acid sequence MPSPPEEGAQPKTDAGSGQTSERDTNQPPPPTPQPQPPQPQAQTQTQPYPPVMGYPGYSQDPYSNYPNAPYNHHQQYAYAQAPPASYYGSSYPAQQNPVYQRPAPSGFFRGILTGLIVLVVLLCISTTITWLVLRPQIPVFTVTSFSVSNFNLTGPVFSAQWMANLTLENPNTKLNGYFDRIQAFIYNQNAIGEDDFLAMSFFQPVSVATKKSVSIGETLTAGGKEQPKVPSWVGEEMKKERDTGTVSFDLRMLVWVTFKTDGWSARERGLKVFCGKLKVAFEGGSGNGAVLLPKPLPCLVYV is encoded by the coding sequence ATGCCTTCTCCTCCGGAAGAAGGAGCCCAACCCAAAACCGATGCGGGTTCGGGTCAAACCTCTGAACGCGATACCAATCAACCACCACCTCCTACACCACAACCCCAACCGCCTCAGCCGCAAGCACAAACGCAAACGCAGCCATATCCGCCGGTGATGGGCTATCCAGGATACTCCCAAGACCCGTACTCAAATTATCCAAACGCCCCTTATAATCACCACCAACAATACGCCTACGCGCAAGCCCCACCCGCTTCTTATTACGGTTCTTCTTACCCGGCTCAGCAAAATCCGGTTTACCAGAGACCAGCTCCTTCCGGGTTTTTCAGAGGAATTTTAACCGGTTTAATCGTTTTAGTCGTCCTCCTCTGCATCTCCACCACCATAACATGGCTCGTCCTCCGTCCTCAGATCCCGGTTTTCACCGTAACCAGTTTCTCTGTCTCCAATTTCAACCTAACCGGACCGGTTTTCTCCGCTCAATGGATGGCCAATCTCACCTTAGAGAATCCAAACACGAAACTGAATGGATACTTTGATCGGATCCAAGCATTCATCTACAACCAAAACGCCATCGGAGAAGACGATTTTCTGGCGATGTCCTTCTTCCAACCAGTTTCCGTGGCGACCAAGAAATCGGTTTCCATTGGTGAAACCCTAACGGCAGGAGGGAAAGAACAACCTAAAGTACCGAGCTGGGTAGGAGAGGAgatgaagaaagagagagatacaGGAACGGTGTCGTTTGATCTGAGAATGCTGGTTTGGGTTACTTTCAAGACCGATGGCTGGTCGGCGCGTGAGAGAGGGCTTAAAGTGTTTTGTGGGAAGTTGAAAGTTGCGTTTGAAGGAGGATCTGGAAACGGTGCTGTTTTATTGCCTAAGCCTCTTCCTTGTTTGGTTTATGTCTGA
- the LOC108839039 gene encoding E3 ubiquitin-protein ligase PUB22: MDQEIEIPSFFLCPISLDIMKDPVIVSTGITYDRDSIEKWLFTGKKNSCPVTKQVITETDLTPNHTVRRLIQSWCTLNASYGIERIPTPKPPICKSEIEKLIKDSSSSHQNQVKCLKRLRQIVSQNKANKRCLEAANVPEFLAKIVSNSVDTYNSPSPSLSSSSLNDLCQSNMLENRFDSSRSLMDEALSLLYHLIDTSETARKSLLNNKKGTDLVKTLTKIMQRGIYESRAYATFLLKKILEVADPMQIILLERELFNEVVQILHDQISHKATKSAMQILVIICPWGRNRHKAVEAGAISMIIEQLMDETFSSERRTLEMAMVVLDMLCQCAEGRAEFLNHGAAIAVVSKKILRVSQITSERAVRVLLSIGKFCATPCLLQEMLQLGVVAKMCLVLQVSCGNKTKEKAKELLKLHARAWRESPCVPRNLYASYPA; the protein is encoded by the coding sequence ATGGATCAAGAGATAGAGattccttctttctttctatGTCCGATCTCTCTAGATATCATGAAGGATCCGGTAATAGTTTCCACCGGTATAACCTACGACAGAGACAGCATCGAGAAGTGGCTCTTCACCGGTAAGAAAAACTCATGTCCTGTCACCAAACAAGTCATAACCGAAACTGATCTCACACCAAACCACACTGTTCGCCGTCTGATCCAATCTTGGTGTACTCTCAACGCATCCTACGGCATCGAGAGGATCCCAACACCAAAACCTCCAATCTGTAAATCCGAGATCGAAAAACTCATCAAAGATTCTTCATCTTCACATCAAAACCAAGTCAAATGCCTCAAGCGACTTCGTCAAATAGTATCACAGAATAAAGCGAACAAGCGGTGCTTAGAAGCTGCAAACGTTCCAGAATTCTTGGCCAAGATCGTCAGCAACTCGGTAGATACTTACAACTCTCCTTCTCCTTCGCTTTCTTCGTCCAGTCTCAACGATTTGTGTCAGTCAAACATGCTAGAGAATCGGTTTGATTCTTCGAGGAGCTTAATGGACGAAGCCTTAAGCTTGCTCTATCATCTGATCGACACATCGGAGACGGCCCGGAAGAGTCTTTTAAACAACAAGAAGGGAACAGATCTTGTGAAAACGTTGACTAAGATTATGCAACGTGGGATCTACGAGTCAAGAGCCTACGCGACTTTTCTTCTCAAGAAGATCCTTGAAGTTGCGGATCCAATGCAGATCATATTGTTGGAACGCGAGCTTTTCAACGAGGTTGTTCAGATCTTGCATGACCAGATCTCTCATAAGGCAACGAAGTCAGCAATGCAGATCTTGGTGATTATATGTCCATGGGGAAGGAACAGACACAAGGCTGTGGAAGCTGGAGCGATCTCGATGATTATCGAGCAATTAATGGATGAGACTTTCTCATCTGAGAGAAGGACTTTGGAGATGGCTATGGTAGTTCTTGATATGTTATGTCAGTGTGCAGAAGGAAGAGCTGAGTTCTTGAATCATGGTGCAGCTATTGCGGTTGTGTCTAAGAAGATACTTAGGGTCTCTCAGATAACTAGTGAAAGGGCTGTTAGGGTTTTGCTTTCCATTGGGAAGTTTTGTGCGACGCCGTGTTTATTACAAGAGATGTTGCAATTGGGGGTTGTGGCGAAGATGTGTCTGGTGCTTCAAGTGAGTTGCGGGAACAAGACTAAAGAAAAGGCAAAGGAATTGCTTAAACTTCACGCTAGGGCTTGGAGGGAATCACCTTGTGTCCCAAGAAATTTGTATGCTTCGTATCCTGCTTGA